The window GTTTCGGCTTTATGTCACGAATTTTGGCAATTACAATAAAGTCTACGGAGCTGTTGGTGCCGTCATTGTGTTATTGCTTTGGCTCTATATGACTTCTTTGGTACTTTTATTAGGTGACCAGCTTAACGTCACAGTAGGAGAGGCGATGCAAAAAGGCAGATTATTAAACAGTCTCAGAAAAATTACAAAGGTTAAAGAATGAAAAAATGACCCGCTTTATTGTTCAAACGTTCAACGCTAAATAAATCAAACAATGTCCCAAATCTCTCCTCAATCTTCCCCTCCATCCGGCGATGCTAGGATATCTACCTTTCGGCGTTTGCGTCGGTTGAGCCATATCCTGGATAACGCGATTCCCATACCAGGGACATCTTATCGGATTGGGATTGACCCGATCATCGGTTTGTTACCGGGGGGTGGCGATTTCTTAGGAACTGCTGTCTCCGCTTATATTGTGCTGGAAGCCGCACGCATGGGTGTAACGCGAGAGACTTTGGTGCAAATGGTCTGGAATATTATTGTTGATACACTCAGTGGAACTGTGCCTGTATTGGGAGACTTGGTCGATGTAACTTGGAAGGCTAACACGAAAAATATTGTTCTACTGGAAGAACACTTAAAAATTCCTCCTTCCTCCTCTAGGAAAAAGGTAGATTGGTTATTTCTGGCGTTGCTATTTGGGGTACTACTTTTGGTTGTGGTGGGTGTAGCCGCCATCAGCGTTATGCTGTTGAGGTGGCTTTTTAGTGCAATCACAGGTTAAGCGATTGCCCAAAGGGCAGTGCCAAAGGCAATCGCACTTTGAACAGGCAATATTCAATGTAGAGAAATCAGGCATCAAACTCTCTAAGGTAATACCAAGTTGCAGTCAAAGATAGTAGATAGGGAGACAAGGGAGACAAGGGAAGGGGGACAAGGGGGAGAGAAAATACTACGTTTGAACGCAACTCGGTATAAGCACTCTGAGTGAACACTCACAACGAAGATGGTGCCCATCTATTTCCTACACCCTATTTTGCCGATAGTCACGATAAGTGGCAGAGTCAGAGTGCGTCAAAAATTACAGCAAAATAAGGTTTCTGGTTCCTCATTAAAAATATAGGCATAGTCGAAAACTAAGAAATTCAGATGACGAATCATCAAGAAACCTAAATGCTTTACTGTGTCTGTTGTAAAAGTAGCCATTACTAATTCAGTCAGTTTTTTTTCTTTGATGCAAGGTTTTTTGACGAAATAGTTCCGTTTGGCAAAAAAAATATTTTCATGTCTAGGAACAATAATCCCATTGATTCGATGCGTATTTTGAATGGGTTTTATATAATTATTGATAAAACTATCTTGATTTTTCTGGAGTCCATATAAGCGTTCATGCTGTAACCAACTCATCTGAAAAATCATTTGTAGGATTTCAAAACCCAAAATATAATAAAAAATATGATTAGTTTCTTTTTGATTAGAGACTAAGCGTAAAGATAATTCATAGTGTGCATCACTATGGGTTCTTAAATCTTGAGCTAAATGGACGTAGAACTGTTTAACATAGTCTCTTAAAACAAAATCATTGAGTTCTTTATTAATATGAAATTTTTTAAGATACTTTTCGATGATTTGTTGAGGAAACTGTCCCAAAAGATTAGTTATCGCTAAGTCTTTTGATTTAGAGGGAGTTAAAGAGTTTGATTTACTTTCTCTAGCAATGGCACACATTCCATCACCCAATGA of the Allocoleopsis franciscana PCC 7113 genome contains:
- a CDS encoding DUF4112 domain-containing protein is translated as MSQISPQSSPPSGDARISTFRRLRRLSHILDNAIPIPGTSYRIGIDPIIGLLPGGGDFLGTAVSAYIVLEAARMGVTRETLVQMVWNIIVDTLSGTVPVLGDLVDVTWKANTKNIVLLEEHLKIPPSSSRKKVDWLFLALLFGVLLLVVVGVAAISVMLLRWLFSAITG